In the genome of Alphaproteobacteria bacterium, the window GCGGCAATCTCTCCGTGAAAACCGTGAGAGAGATGGGGTCACCGCACCCGCGTCCGCTTCAGCTTGGGGACCACCGCGCAAGAATTATCCCACTCGGCCGTATCACCCGCTGCGGGGACATTGGCGGAACGAGAACTCGAACGGCTTTGCGCCGAATGGAGAATGCGTAAATGAGAAGAGCCTTGTTTTGCGTCCTCGCATGTATGGTTGCGCTCATTGAAGTGCCCGCACCGGCAATGGCACAGGACGTCGTAATCGCCCCGCCGGCGCCGCAAGGCGAAGTCATCCCCGCGCTGCCAGCACCCGGCTATGTGTGGATTCCAGGCTACTGGACGTGGGTCGGCGATCGTTGGGCTTGGGCGGGCGGCCATTACGAACTTGCACCCCGGCCGGGTGCTGTGTGGGTTGT includes:
- a CDS encoding YXWGXW repeat-containing protein, which produces MRRALFCVLACMVALIEVPAPAMAQDVVIAPPAPQGEVIPALPAPGYVWIPGYWTWVGDRWAWAGGHYELAPRPGAVWVVGHWRPLPSGRWRWVPGHWRYR